A DNA window from Trypanosoma brucei brucei TREU927 chromosome 10, whole genome shotgun sequence contains the following coding sequences:
- a CDS encoding pumilio RNA-binding protein, whose protein sequence is MSSTKEPLHMFSLGVTERSWDDDDGNAQHQQRQQPMPLKIGSEQGGGVYNSNVAQLQAHGRSDFGATGEILGSSSYPSNTPPPGTGSNAMGWVRYTAMDFELLLHEGKQPTDDMRRSQVYAKWYQTKRLTDDRVLPPLTNPRYDAKGDAEAPWDPVVPMRIQGQQSVAGGGGSELVGKGGIRMELDTKNLQQAHEQQTFNPYAMCFQQQDDNIMSPGTQFFGAYAPTPLATMATPNTLRAYAHSRMGTQVRNNNNVNRGEITQIMAPVAGQTLYNSDWNATGDFTAAQGMVPNVCQQYYTQEQMNTFDYYADPTVVNYYNTATTNVTDHTQMQPAIMAIAPTGDMGALRGPAGSAGPMAGPSGGATRGGRRSGGRGRGGNSGKWGSGAARGRGTAPRESTQPCSELLEHFRTDAASGGVSQWRIAHILNHAVEFAQDQEGSRFIQRAVESATHDEVDALFREIFESPLELVVDVFGNYVLQKLLEVGNARQLAYAATRLQNNVVNLTLQTYGCRVIQKCIEVMPPEGLDIILSELRGNVAKCIQDQNGNHVVQKCVEVIPQRCGFIVSAFSGRVMELATHAYGCRVIQCIMDHCPDQEEAIFSELLDCVGTLATDQYGNYVIQHVLQHMKDDEKVGRIFDALKGNFYESSKQKFASNVMEKLFVRADPQQRMELVNMMCSPIGDDSGEPVEVLSFKRSSAPKKENVEKQRNEYAKKGRRDRERDREKENSLGLVVEVQLAGREPPSMLCLMMQNPFANYVAQRVLDAAHVDQYVCLIDNIQKFLLPISTYTYGAPIVQRLVRRELVKAPDDVSLNLAVSAVSAGGRGSYGHHRREAREHFDAE, encoded by the coding sequence ATGAGTTCAACCAAAGAGCCGCTACACATGTTCTCCTTAGGCGTAACGGAGCGCTCATGggacgatgatgatggaaATGCGCAGCATCAGCAGCGTCAACAACCGATGCCGCTTAAGATAGGATCTGAGCAGGGTGGTGGCGTTTACAACAGTAACGTTGCACAGCTTCAGGCCCATGGGCGGTCCGACTTTGGCGCCACGGGTGAAATTCTGGGGTCGTCATCCTACCCGTCCAATACGCCACCACCAGGGACGGGTTCCAATGCAATGGGGTGGGTGCGTTACACTGCGATGGACTTTGAGCTTCTACTCCACGAGGGAAAACAACCTACGGATGATATGCGCCGTTCGCAGGTCTACGCTAAGTGGTACCAGACGAAAAGGTTAACTGATGATCGCGTTCTCCCGCCCCTGACAAATCCTCGCTATGACGCGAAGGGCGATGCGGAGGCCCCGTGGGATCCTGTGGTCCCCATGCGTATTCAAGGCCAGCAAAGCGTCGCCGGAGGCGGCGGCTCAGAGTTGGTAGGAAAAGGGGGTATTCGTATGGAGCTAGATACCAAAAACCTTCAGCAGGCACATGAGCAGCAAACGTTCAACCCGTACGCGATGTGCTTTCAACAGCAAGACGACAATATAATGAGTCCAGGAACGCAGTTCTTTGGCGCCTATGCACCGACGCCGCTAGCAAcgatggcaacaccaaatacaCTGCGTGCCTACGCTCACTCTCGTATGGGCACACAGGTtcgcaacaataacaacgttAACCGCGGGGAAATTACACAAATCATGGCACCTGTGGCGGGGCAAACGCTTTACAACTCGGACTGGAATGCGACTGGCGACTTCACAGCAGCTCAAGGCATGGTGCCGAATGTCTGTCAGCAATATTACACTCAAGAACAAATGAACACCTTTGATTATTATGCCGACCCGACGGTAGTTAATTACTACAATacggcaaccaccaatgTGACTGACCACACGCAGATGCAGCCAGCCATAATGGCCATCGCCCCTACGGGGGATATGGGTGCATTACGTGGTCCTGCTGGTAGCGCTGGTCCAATGGCTGGTCCGAGTGGAGGCGCTACTCGAGGTGGTAGACGTAGCGGTGGTAGGGGACGTGGAGGTAACAGCGGCAAATGGGGTTCAGGCGCGGCGAGAGGTCGTGGCACAGCCCCTCGTGAGTCGACGCAGCCGTGCTCCGAGTTGTTGGAACATTTCCGCACTGACGCGGCGAGTGGTGGAGTAAGCCAGTGGCGCATTGCTCATATTCTTAACCACGCCGTGGAGTTTGCGCAAGATCAAGAGGGTAGTCGCTTTATTCAGCGTGCAGTGGAGAGCGCCACTCATGATGAGGTGGACGCTCTCTTCCGCGAGATTTTCGAGTCTCCCCTCGAACTGGTAGTTGACGTCTTCGGTAATTATGTACTGCAGAAGCTTCTTGAGGTGGGAAATGCGCGCCAACTTGCCTACGCTGCCACGCGCTTACAGAACAATGTTGTCAATCTCACCCTTCAAACATATGGGTGCCGTGTGATCCAAAAGTGCATTGAGGTGATGCCCCCCGAAGGCCTCGATATTATTCTCTCTGAACTTAGGGGCAATGTAGCGAAATGCATTCAGGACCAGAACGGAAACCACGTGGTGCAGAAATGCGTGGAGGTTATTCCGCAACGTTGCGGCTTTATTGTCTCGGCGTTCTCTGGACGGGTGATGGAGTTGGCCACCCATGCGTACGGTTGCCGCGTTATTCAGTGCATTATGGATCATTGCCCCGACCAGGAGGAAGCCATTTTTTCGGAGTTGCTTGATTGCGTAGGTACTTTGGCCACAGACCAATACGGTAACTATGTCATTCAACATGTGCTGCAGCACATGAAAGATGATGAAAAGGTGGGACGCATCTTCGACGCCTTGAAGGGGAACTTCTACGAATCCAGCAAGCAGAAATTTGCATCTAATGTAATGGAGAAACTATTTGTGCGTGCTGACCCTCAGCAGCGTATGGAACTTGTCAACATGATGTGCTCACCTATAGGAGATGACAGTGGTGAACCTGTTGAGGTGTTGTCCTTTAAGCGTTCGTCCGCtcccaaaaaggaaaatgttgAGAAGCAGCGCAACGAGTACGCCAAAAAGGGCCGTCGCGACAGAGAACGCGATCGCGAGAAGGAGAACTCTCTTGGACTTGTGGTTGAAGTGCAGTTGGCGGGAAGAGAGCCTCCCAGCATGCTTTGCCTTATGATGCAGAATCCTTTCGCTAATTACGTTGCCCAACGCGTACTTGACGCCGCTCACGTTGATCAGTACGTTTGCCTCATCGATAATATTCAAAAGTTCCTGTTGCCCATCAGCACCTACACATATGGTGCCCCAATCGTGCAGCGTTTGGTCCGACGCGAGTTAGTAAAGGCTCCCGACGACGTTTCGCTAAATCTCGCAGTGAGTGCTGTTTCTGCAGGGGGAAGGGGCAGTTATGGGCACCACCGCAGGGAAGCGCGCGAGCACTTCGATGCCgagtga